From a region of the Methanoculleus receptaculi genome:
- a CDS encoding flavodoxin family protein: MKIIGINGSPRGPESRTRKLVQAVLDGAKSAGADVELVDVSRLQIEYCNGCHICYEQGKCINDDDFTELYESMLDSDGIVLGSPNYVNSVTAQMKTMLDRITDAIHCQMFLGKYGCAVSTAGGSGADEVAAYLNRVLLSLGANTVGSVDVVVGTETDTAAMEAAAKKAYDLGRRLVQAIENRETYPEQEKIHADMIEHMVALVTANKDRWPHQYNHWKEAGRIP, translated from the coding sequence ATGAAGATAATTGGAATTAACGGAAGCCCCAGGGGTCCGGAAAGCAGGACCCGAAAACTCGTCCAGGCTGTCCTGGACGGGGCAAAGAGCGCCGGGGCGGATGTGGAACTCGTGGACGTCTCCAGACTCCAGATCGAGTACTGCAACGGCTGTCATATCTGCTATGAACAGGGGAAGTGCATAAACGACGACGATTTCACCGAACTCTACGAGAGTATGCTCGATAGCGACGGAATCGTCCTGGGCTCACCCAACTACGTAAACTCGGTCACCGCCCAGATGAAGACCATGCTCGACCGGATAACGGATGCCATCCACTGCCAGATGTTCCTCGGGAAGTACGGCTGCGCCGTCTCCACCGCCGGCGGTTCAGGGGCGGATGAGGTCGCGGCATACCTGAACCGCGTCCTGCTGAGCCTTGGCGCAAACACCGTTGGCAGCGTGGACGTCGTCGTCGGCACAGAGACCGACACGGCAGCGATGGAGGCCGCCGCGAAGAAGGCTTACGACCTCGGCAGGAGACTGGTGCAGGCCATCGAGAACCGCGAGACCTACCCGGAACAGGAGAAGATCCATGCCGATATGATCGAGCACATGGTGGCGCTCGTCACG
- a CDS encoding DUF7847 domain-containing protein, translating to MALKSVTDAAGLLRRHPILWLIGLVMGVLAVLDLVVPLEVGTFYAQPLLLLQVLVMPFVAGGVYGVIKEKNFSGSEFVRSGKHCYFRILLPSFVIYFAIMLTVFLLAIPLALIGGGIAANMAALILGVALSIAFFTFFYDTAAVFEGTKVFESIRRSVEFVMNNLWGVLAFYLINILVLVVLGFLALFAWSALLVDKLEPLVSMSPAELQTLMPEDLLALIGTEGVWITAIVYAVVIFIFSAFHYTYKASFFSNRASGAARLQELQGEFDEKGRWYKY from the coding sequence ATGGCGCTCAAATCGGTCACCGATGCCGCCGGCCTGCTCCGGCGGCACCCCATCCTCTGGTTGATCGGTCTTGTCATGGGCGTTCTCGCCGTCCTCGATCTTGTCGTTCCGCTCGAGGTCGGGACGTTCTATGCGCAACCGCTGCTGCTCCTGCAGGTTCTCGTGATGCCATTCGTTGCCGGCGGGGTTTACGGTGTGATCAAGGAGAAGAATTTCTCAGGCTCAGAGTTTGTGCGATCGGGGAAGCACTGCTACTTCCGTATACTCCTGCCATCGTTTGTGATCTACTTTGCCATCATGCTGACGGTCTTTCTGCTTGCGATCCCGCTCGCGCTTATCGGTGGGGGCATCGCGGCAAACATGGCTGCACTCATCCTCGGCGTGGCTCTCTCGATTGCTTTCTTCACGTTCTTCTACGACACCGCAGCGGTCTTTGAGGGGACGAAGGTCTTTGAGTCGATCCGGAGGAGCGTTGAGTTCGTCATGAACAACCTCTGGGGCGTCCTGGCCTTCTACCTGATAAACATACTCGTTCTGGTCGTTCTCGGTTTTCTGGCCCTCTTTGCCTGGTCGGCCCTCCTCGTGGACAAACTTGAACCGCTCGTCAGCATGAGCCCGGCAGAACTTCAGACGCTGATGCCGGAGGACCTCCTGGCCCTCATCGGGACAGAGGGGGTATGGATAACTGCAATCGTCTATGCCGTTGTGATCTTCATTTTTTCGGCGTTCCACTACACATACAAGGCGAGTTTTTTCAGCAACCGCGCCTCTGGTGCGGCGCGGTTGCAGGAGTTGCAGGGGGAATTCGATGAGAAGGGGCGGTGGTATAAATACTGA
- the hxlB gene encoding 6-phospho-3-hexuloisomerase, which yields MTDHPVKKMMRLMAARIITTADEISDEEIEALISEILNANRVYTMGAGRSGLVAKAFAMRLMHLGFTAYVVGETVTPAMKPGDLIIVFSGSGATRTIADIAETAKGIGGRLCLITSKRDSRIARIADCVVIIESQRDKVADESAEFEIRQMMGEHRSFAPLGTIFETAAMVFADAIISRLMEIMSCRPEDLQCRHANIE from the coding sequence ATGACTGATCACCCGGTTAAGAAGATGATGCGGTTGATGGCGGCCAGGATCATAACCACCGCAGACGAGATCTCCGATGAGGAGATCGAGGCGTTGATCTCTGAGATCCTGAACGCAAACCGTGTCTATACCATGGGCGCCGGCCGTTCAGGGCTCGTGGCAAAAGCGTTTGCCATGCGCCTGATGCACCTCGGGTTCACGGCGTATGTCGTCGGGGAGACGGTGACACCGGCCATGAAGCCGGGAGATCTCATCATCGTCTTCTCGGGGTCTGGCGCGACCAGGACGATTGCGGATATCGCTGAGACTGCAAAGGGGATCGGCGGAAGGCTCTGCCTCATCACCTCAAAGAGAGACTCACGAATCGCCCGAATCGCTGATTGTGTCGTCATCATCGAGAGCCAGCGCGACAAGGTGGCTGACGAGTCTGCAGAGTTCGAGATCCGGCAGATGATGGGGGAGCATAGATCGTTTGCGCCGCTTGGCACCATCTTTGAGACGGCTGCCATGGTCTTTGCAGACGCGATCATCTCCAGATTGATGGAGATCATGAGCTGCCGGCCGGAGGATCTCCAGTGCCGGCACGCAAACATTGAGTGA
- a CDS encoding pyridoxal phosphate-dependent aminotransferase, producing the protein MKEHRYADRVLGVEMSGIRRLFDAGGQDAINLGIGQPDFDTPDHIKMAAIAAIREGRTGYTPNAGIPELREAICGKFARENNLTYLPEQILVTAGGSEALHLVMEALVNPGDRVLVPDPGFLSYAALAVIAGGRPVGVPLDSNLHVDVEQAKELMDGARLLVLNSPGNPTGAVESEESIRALVEYANDRGVTVVSDEVYEHFVYEKKHVSAARFGDDVITVNAASKTYAMTGWRVGYLAAPSEDYIPQLLKVHQYAQACATSISQYAAVAAYTGDQTPVARMREEYRARRDLLYEGLTGLGFDFPRPEGAFYMFVPMGQNLIQKAIANGVIIVPGDAFGSRAPDYARISYATSRQNLTRAIARLGELMR; encoded by the coding sequence ATGAAAGAACACAGGTATGCCGACCGGGTGCTGGGGGTAGAGATGTCCGGGATCCGCAGGCTCTTTGATGCCGGTGGACAGGACGCGATCAACCTTGGCATCGGGCAGCCGGACTTTGACACGCCCGACCATATCAAGATGGCAGCAATCGCCGCCATAAGAGAGGGTAGAACGGGTTACACGCCGAACGCAGGGATTCCGGAACTCCGGGAGGCGATCTGCGGGAAGTTTGCACGCGAGAACAATCTAACATACCTGCCGGAGCAGATCCTGGTCACGGCAGGAGGGAGCGAGGCGCTCCACCTGGTCATGGAGGCGCTTGTAAACCCGGGCGACCGTGTCCTGGTCCCTGACCCGGGTTTCCTCTCCTACGCTGCCCTTGCGGTCATCGCCGGCGGGCGCCCCGTTGGTGTTCCACTCGACTCGAACCTTCATGTGGACGTTGAACAGGCGAAAGAACTGATGGACGGGGCCCGGCTCCTTGTCCTGAACTCGCCGGGAAACCCGACGGGTGCTGTCGAGAGCGAGGAGTCTATCCGCGCCCTTGTGGAGTATGCAAACGACCGCGGGGTTACCGTCGTCTCGGACGAGGTCTACGAACACTTCGTTTACGAGAAGAAACACGTCAGCGCGGCCCGTTTTGGTGACGATGTCATCACCGTCAACGCCGCAAGCAAGACCTACGCCATGACCGGCTGGAGGGTAGGCTACCTGGCAGCCCCCTCAGAAGACTACATCCCGCAGTTGCTCAAGGTGCACCAGTATGCTCAGGCGTGCGCGACATCAATATCGCAGTATGCCGCGGTCGCCGCATACACAGGCGACCAGACGCCTGTTGCACGGATGCGGGAGGAGTATCGTGCGCGGCGCGACCTGCTCTACGAGGGGCTCACCGGGCTCGGGTTTGATTTCCCGCGACCCGAGGGTGCGTTCTATATGTTTGTTCCTATGGGGCAGAACCTGATACAGAAGGCCATTGCAAACGGTGTCATAATCGTGCCGGGTGATGCTTTTGGTTCCAGGGCGCCAGATTACGCGCGTATCAGTTACGCGACATCGAGACAGAACCTCACCAGGGCGATCGCGCGTCTGGGGGAGTTGATGAGGTGA
- a CDS encoding FxLYD domain-containing protein, translated as MGGLSIAVKSLMSLLLLGCLLWAAVSAGCMETSPTPATPTPTPTPGTAYTIYSPVGPKPAFSSSITSLQKRMRSDGSCYWTVAGSVTNEGDGTARNVVIRFMLIDDEASMIRATETIFVPRFPAGETKAFTVDALPGECDRQYHAEIEATCDIP; from the coding sequence ATGGGAGGTCTCTCAATCGCGGTGAAGAGCCTCATGAGCCTTCTGCTCCTGGGGTGCCTTCTCTGGGCTGCTGTATCTGCAGGCTGCATGGAGACCTCCCCCACGCCGGCGACGCCGACACCGACACCGACACCGGGAACGGCATACACCATCTACTCACCCGTCGGGCCGAAACCCGCATTCTCGTCCAGCATCACCTCGCTCCAGAAACGCATGCGCAGCGACGGGTCCTGCTACTGGACGGTTGCCGGGAGCGTGACCAACGAGGGGGATGGAACTGCAAGAAACGTTGTCATCAGGTTCATGCTGATCGACGACGAGGCTAGCATGATCCGCGCGACCGAGACCATTTTTGTACCCCGGTTCCCGGCAGGCGAGACGAAGGCATTCACGGTCGATGCGCTCCCGGGCGAGTGTGACCGGCAATACCACGCCGAGATCGAGGCCACCTGCGACATCCCGTAA
- a CDS encoding pyruvate kinase alpha/beta domain-containing protein encodes MGFVTRNTYYFDSPGAENTHDAAHFAVERAQELGIKKIVVASTTGRTALLFRDAMKGTGLELIVVTHVVGFSKSGEWEFSPEAAAALRADGVKIVTGTHALSGLERAISRSQRLGGSSRTEAIAEALRRILAVGLKVAVECVLIAADQGVVGVDEEVVAAGGTASGADTVCVIRPAHTASFFDLQVREIVAMPRNR; translated from the coding sequence ATGGGCTTTGTAACGCGGAATACCTACTACTTTGACTCACCCGGCGCGGAGAACACGCACGATGCAGCCCATTTTGCCGTCGAGCGGGCACAGGAACTCGGGATCAAGAAGATCGTTGTCGCGAGCACCACCGGCCGCACAGCGCTTCTCTTCCGGGATGCCATGAAGGGAACGGGTCTTGAACTCATCGTTGTCACCCATGTGGTCGGTTTCTCAAAATCCGGTGAGTGGGAGTTCTCACCTGAGGCTGCCGCGGCTCTCCGTGCGGACGGTGTTAAGATCGTCACCGGAACGCATGCTCTCTCCGGGCTTGAACGCGCCATATCACGTTCACAGCGGCTTGGGGGATCTTCCCGCACCGAGGCGATCGCCGAGGCGCTGCGGCGCATTCTCGCGGTCGGCCTGAAGGTCGCGGTTGAGTGCGTTCTTATCGCGGCCGACCAGGGTGTGGTCGGCGTCGATGAAGAGGTGGTCGCGGCAGGCGGCACCGCCAGCGGTGCTGATACAGTCTGTGTCATCCGCCCTGCACACACCGCATCTTTCTTCGATCTGCAGGTGCGCGAGATCGTTGCCATGCCAAGGAATCGGTGA
- a CDS encoding DUF5804 family protein has product MNVLLIQSEGVDLYTTLLASETSRRALRFYRPDRLTYGIRIRTASLGSALALVSELRWYIQRYVQDVLFEPADGIFYSSALARQVYERDVRPSHPWSHRRLYRVANDRLIDLIWMEEGTRPESYSDRTERGDTLLEVWCTAEEAPAEGS; this is encoded by the coding sequence ATGAATGTCCTCCTCATACAGTCCGAGGGGGTCGACCTCTATACGACGCTGCTTGCCTCCGAGACCAGCAGGCGAGCCCTTCGTTTTTACCGTCCTGACCGACTCACATATGGTATCCGTATCCGGACGGCGTCGCTTGGGAGTGCACTTGCCCTGGTCTCCGAACTTCGGTGGTACATCCAGCGTTACGTTCAGGATGTCCTTTTTGAGCCCGCGGACGGCATCTTCTACTCGTCCGCGCTTGCCCGGCAGGTATACGAACGTGACGTACGGCCTTCACACCCGTGGAGTCACCGCCGCCTCTACAGGGTTGCCAATGACCGGTTGATCGATCTCATATGGATGGAGGAGGGGACGAGACCTGAGTCATACAGCGACCGCACCGAGCGAGGGGATACGTTGCTTGAGGTCTGGTGCACCGCTGAGGAGGCACCGGCGGAAGGGTCATGA
- a CDS encoding class I SAM-dependent methyltransferase yields the protein MTADPSTWDEDYRRRGSLWGGAPAPLPEIPADATVLELGCGNGKTLAALAQRSLHVIAVEISREALLLARRHPATAAAGFVLADARHLPFRDGVFDMVFLVHLAGHLPARDRLTLASEVRRVLAAGGALIFRAFSIEDMRAGKGVEVEPKTFRRGSGIITHYFTETEALELFAPLVPVSLRTDRWQMRVRGTDLPRAEVEGVFLKGRGGSGR from the coding sequence GTGACCGCCGATCCATCCACGTGGGACGAGGACTACCGCAGGCGGGGGAGCCTCTGGGGAGGAGCTCCGGCGCCGCTCCCGGAGATCCCCGCCGATGCCACCGTCCTCGAACTCGGCTGCGGGAACGGAAAGACCCTGGCGGCGCTCGCCCAACGCTCTTTGCACGTGATTGCGGTCGAGATCTCCAGGGAGGCTCTCCTCCTCGCCCGCCGGCACCCCGCGACGGCGGCGGCAGGCTTCGTCCTGGCCGATGCCCGCCACCTCCCCTTCCGGGATGGAGTGTTTGATATGGTCTTCCTGGTTCATCTCGCCGGCCACCTGCCCGCCCGCGACCGTCTCACCCTGGCATCGGAGGTCCGCCGGGTGCTCGCAGCCGGCGGCGCGCTCATCTTCAGGGCCTTCTCTATCGAGGACATGCGTGCCGGGAAGGGGGTGGAGGTTGAACCGAAGACGTTCCGGCGGGGGAGCGGGATAATAACCCACTACTTCACAGAGACCGAGGCCCTGGAACTCTTTGCGCCGCTAGTCCCCGTCTCGCTCCGGACAGACCGCTGGCAGATGCGGGTCAGGGGCACCGACCTCCCCCGCGCCGAGGTGGAAGGGGTCTTCCTGAAAGGGCGAGGGGGGAGCGGTCGATGA
- a CDS encoding redox-regulated ATPase YchF codes for MIRLAIAGKPNCGKSTFFKAATLAQAEIASYPFTTIDANHGVAYVRTVCPCKEMHVPCENCVDGIRFVPVGLIDVAGLVPDAHLGRGLGNQFLDHLRQADAILHIVDASGATDAEGNPVEIGSRDPIKDIEFLQYEISMWMYGILSRNWAKLQRQAQAREFSLATAIAEVFAGLGITYEHVHDATKTVGVDLRTAGEEEMVEFCRELMRISKPMLIVGNKADQAPKKCLDRLAGRDLIFASAAGELALRMAAEGKFIRYLPGDRNFEILSGANLSAAQRAALQKIAVFMEMFDGTGVQKALDTAVFKLLDRIVVFPVEDEHKLTDSKGRVLPDAFLMKRGSTPRDLAYQVHSDIGEGFLYAIDARTGMRVRDTHELKNGDIIKIVSVRR; via the coding sequence ATGATCAGACTGGCCATTGCAGGAAAACCGAACTGCGGGAAATCAACGTTTTTTAAGGCGGCAACCCTGGCTCAGGCTGAGATTGCCAGTTACCCGTTCACAACCATCGATGCCAACCACGGCGTCGCGTATGTAAGGACAGTCTGCCCCTGCAAGGAGATGCATGTCCCGTGTGAGAACTGTGTGGACGGTATCCGATTTGTTCCTGTCGGGCTGATCGATGTGGCAGGTCTTGTCCCCGATGCTCACCTGGGGAGGGGGCTTGGAAACCAGTTCCTGGACCATCTCAGGCAGGCAGATGCGATTCTGCACATAGTGGATGCCAGCGGTGCGACGGACGCTGAAGGAAACCCGGTTGAGATCGGGTCGCGTGACCCCATAAAGGACATCGAGTTCCTGCAGTATGAGATCTCGATGTGGATGTACGGCATCCTCTCGCGAAACTGGGCGAAACTCCAGCGCCAGGCCCAGGCACGGGAATTCTCACTGGCAACAGCGATTGCGGAGGTGTTTGCCGGTCTTGGTATAACCTATGAACACGTTCACGATGCCACCAAAACGGTCGGGGTGGACCTGCGAACGGCGGGAGAGGAGGAGATGGTGGAGTTCTGCCGTGAGTTGATGAGGATCAGCAAACCAATGCTGATCGTCGGGAACAAGGCCGATCAGGCGCCGAAAAAGTGCCTTGACCGGCTGGCGGGGCGCGATCTCATCTTTGCAAGCGCGGCCGGTGAACTTGCCCTCAGGATGGCCGCAGAGGGGAAGTTTATCCGCTATCTCCCGGGTGATCGGAATTTTGAGATTCTTTCCGGCGCAAACCTCAGCGCTGCCCAGCGTGCCGCCCTGCAGAAGATAGCCGTTTTCATGGAGATGTTTGATGGGACAGGCGTCCAGAAGGCGCTGGATACGGCGGTCTTCAAACTTCTGGACCGGATCGTGGTCTTCCCGGTCGAGGATGAGCATAAACTCACCGACAGCAAGGGGAGGGTGCTTCCAGATGCGTTCCTGATGAAGCGCGGGTCCACTCCTCGCGACCTTGCCTACCAGGTTCACTCAGATATCGGTGAGGGGTTCCTCTACGCCATCGACGCGAGGACCGGGATGCGGGTCAGGGATACTCACGAACTCAAGAACGGTGATATCATCAAGATCGTAAGTGTCCGCAGGTGA
- a CDS encoding nucleotidyltransferase domain-containing protein — translation MRKESFNSVTVFWLDTDLVHERLQAAVERLAFDPNVLRVVLFGSFADGRAVPGSDLDIMIVLVHDEHPFLERVSAYHTCFSGIGIGIDLFPYTLLFSRQKTRP, via the coding sequence GTGCGGAAAGAATCATTCAATTCTGTGACGGTCTTCTGGCTTGATACGGATCTTGTCCACGAACGGCTGCAAGCAGCGGTGGAGAGGCTGGCTTTTGATCCAAACGTCCTCCGCGTTGTCCTTTTTGGGTCGTTTGCCGATGGGCGGGCTGTTCCCGGAAGCGATCTTGATATCATGATCGTCCTTGTGCACGATGAACACCCCTTCCTTGAGCGGGTCTCTGCGTACCACACCTGTTTCTCCGGGATCGGGATCGGTATCGATCTCTTCCCCTACACCCTGCTCTTCTCCCGGCAAAAGACCCGGCCGTGA